One region of Haloprofundus salilacus genomic DNA includes:
- the hisA gene encoding 1-(5-phosphoribosyl)-5-[(5-phosphoribosylamino)methylideneamino]imidazole-4-carboxamide isomerase has product MTHFPEFEVVPAVDVQDGEVVQLVQGERGTEKRYGDPVEAARRWVDEGAETLHLVDLDGAFEGQRENAAAIEAVVDATDVDVQVGGGIRTAADAIALLDGGVDRVILGTAAVENPDIVGDVSEEHPESVMVSLDAKGGEVVVSGWTEGTGLDPAEAAVRYEKLGAGAILFTDVDVEGQLEGVKADRVRRIAEAVEIPVVASGGVATVEDVRTLREAGAAAVVVGTALYEGAFTLREAMSA; this is encoded by the coding sequence ATGACACACTTTCCCGAGTTCGAGGTCGTTCCGGCGGTCGACGTGCAAGATGGCGAAGTCGTTCAACTGGTACAGGGTGAACGCGGCACCGAGAAACGCTACGGCGACCCGGTCGAGGCGGCCCGCCGGTGGGTCGACGAGGGTGCGGAGACGCTGCACCTCGTGGATCTGGACGGGGCGTTCGAGGGACAGCGGGAGAACGCCGCGGCGATCGAAGCCGTCGTCGACGCGACTGACGTCGACGTACAGGTCGGCGGCGGCATCCGAACCGCCGCGGACGCGATCGCGCTCCTCGACGGCGGCGTCGACCGTGTCATCCTCGGGACGGCGGCCGTCGAGAACCCGGACATCGTCGGCGACGTGAGTGAGGAGCACCCGGAGTCGGTGATGGTGAGCCTCGACGCGAAAGGCGGAGAAGTCGTCGTCTCCGGGTGGACCGAGGGAACGGGGCTCGATCCGGCGGAGGCGGCGGTCCGCTACGAGAAACTCGGCGCGGGGGCCATCCTGTTCACCGACGTCGACGTGGAGGGGCAGTTAGAAGGGGTGAAAGCGGACCGCGTGCGGCGAATCGCCGAGGCGGTCGAGATCCCCGTCGTCGCCAGCGGCGGGGTCGCGACTGTCGAAGACGTGCGGACGCTCCGCGAGGCGGGCGCGGCGGCCGTCGTCGTCGGGACGGCGCTTTACGAAGGGGCGTTCACGCTCCGAGAGGCAATG
- a CDS encoding inorganic phosphate transporter produces the protein MSTLLLALGVLVAVFVGFNVGGSNTGVAFGPAVGSGAVSKLTAGGLMAVFALLGGWTVGRRVVDTLGSDIVTGDPFTLSVSIAMLFFVGLALFISNVFGVPASTSMTAVGAIAGFGLATDRLNTPVVLEIVSWWFVAPIVGFWVSAVVGRYVYDEIAARIAVRQSEGPLLEFTPRPRLGPNTTMRELGGTTLVVAIACYMGFSAGASNVANAVAPLVGNGSLTMNQGILLAAGAIGLGALTLARRTLDTVGNDLTDLPLAAALVVAAVSASLVTVLSALGVPASFVVIATMSIVGLGWGRATRAEGSTLPGPTIDGVGRPAATGSTEASAQSAAATGFGTSGELSNEPPLAPTETAPTAELYRPATTARIVLLQNLVPALATVAAYAVFRFVPFV, from the coding sequence GTGTCGACCCTCCTCCTCGCACTCGGCGTTCTCGTCGCCGTCTTCGTCGGGTTCAACGTCGGTGGCTCGAACACCGGCGTCGCGTTCGGCCCGGCGGTCGGCAGCGGCGCGGTGTCGAAACTCACTGCTGGCGGTCTGATGGCGGTGTTCGCACTCCTCGGCGGGTGGACCGTCGGCCGACGCGTCGTCGATACGCTCGGGAGCGACATCGTCACCGGCGACCCGTTCACCCTGTCGGTGAGCATCGCGATGCTGTTCTTTGTCGGTCTCGCGCTGTTCATATCGAACGTCTTCGGCGTCCCGGCCTCCACGTCGATGACGGCCGTCGGCGCCATCGCCGGATTCGGTCTCGCCACCGACCGACTCAACACGCCCGTCGTCCTCGAAATCGTCTCGTGGTGGTTCGTCGCGCCCATCGTCGGCTTCTGGGTGAGCGCCGTCGTCGGCCGCTACGTCTACGACGAAATCGCGGCTCGCATCGCGGTCAGACAGTCCGAGGGTCCGTTGCTCGAGTTCACCCCTCGCCCGCGTCTGGGGCCGAACACGACGATGCGTGAACTCGGCGGTACGACGCTCGTCGTCGCCATCGCCTGCTACATGGGGTTCTCGGCGGGAGCGTCGAACGTCGCCAACGCCGTCGCGCCGCTCGTCGGTAACGGGTCGCTGACGATGAACCAGGGTATCCTGCTGGCGGCGGGCGCCATCGGTCTCGGCGCGCTCACGCTCGCCCGGCGGACGCTCGACACCGTCGGCAACGACCTCACCGACCTGCCGCTGGCGGCGGCGCTGGTCGTCGCGGCAGTGAGCGCGAGTCTGGTAACCGTGTTGTCGGCGCTCGGCGTTCCGGCGAGTTTCGTCGTCATCGCGACGATGAGTATCGTCGGTCTGGGATGGGGCCGGGCGACCCGCGCGGAGGGGTCGACGCTTCCCGGACCCACCATCGATGGCGTCGGCAGGCCTGCGGCGACCGGTTCGACGGAGGCGTCGGCTCAGTCGGCGGCCGCGACAGGCTTCGGAACGTCCGGCGAGTTGTCCAACGAGCCCCCGCTCGCGCCGACTGAGACGGCTCCGACCGCGGAACTTTACCGCCCGGCGACGACGGCGCGAATCGTCCTGCTGCAGAACCTCGTTCCGGCGCTCGCCACCGTCGCCGCCTACGCCGTCTTCCGGTTCGTCCCCTTCGTTTGA